A part of Acidimicrobiales bacterium genomic DNA contains:
- a CDS encoding thiamine pyrophosphate-dependent dehydrogenase E1 component subunit alpha yields the protein MFEIQSTIKQCDERFRTMLMSGQISLIYYSPRGQEVIPAAVVPHLRADDHLVTTYRGLHDHLAKGVPLRDLWAEFLGRSTGTCKGKGGPMHITHPASGVMVTTGIVGAGLPIANGLALASQLRGTDQVTVVSFGDGASNIGAFHEALNLASVWALPVVFVCHNNQYAEHTPLAEGTSVARIADRAVSYSMPGVTVDGNDPIAMWRAAGEAVARARSGGGPTLLEAVTYRFWGHLLGDAMEYMPTEERAAAMEADPVPRYRAWLVAEGHASEEELLDIEARAATAIDDAVEFALASPPPDASELFTDVFAEVAR from the coding sequence ATGTTCGAGATCCAGAGCACGATCAAGCAGTGCGACGAGCGGTTCCGCACCATGCTGATGAGTGGCCAGATCTCGCTCATCTACTACTCGCCCCGTGGCCAGGAGGTGATCCCCGCCGCCGTCGTGCCGCACCTGCGCGCCGACGACCATCTCGTCACCACGTACCGGGGGCTCCACGACCACCTGGCCAAGGGGGTGCCGCTGCGTGACCTGTGGGCCGAGTTCCTCGGCCGGTCCACCGGCACCTGCAAGGGCAAGGGCGGGCCCATGCACATCACCCACCCGGCCTCGGGGGTGATGGTCACCACCGGGATCGTCGGGGCCGGGCTCCCCATCGCCAACGGGCTGGCCCTGGCGTCGCAGCTGCGGGGCACCGACCAGGTGACCGTGGTGAGCTTCGGCGACGGCGCGTCGAACATCGGGGCATTCCACGAGGCACTCAACCTGGCCTCGGTCTGGGCGTTGCCGGTGGTGTTCGTGTGCCACAACAACCAGTACGCCGAGCACACCCCGCTGGCCGAGGGCACGAGCGTGGCGAGGATCGCCGACCGGGCCGTGTCCTACTCGATGCCGGGCGTCACCGTGGACGGCAACGACCCGATCGCCATGTGGCGGGCCGCGGGCGAGGCGGTGGCCCGGGCGAGGTCCGGCGGCGGGCCCACCCTGCTCGAGGCGGTGACGTACCGGTTCTGGGGCCACCTGCTGGGGGACGCCATGGAGTACATGCCCACAGAGGAGCGGGCCGCAGCCATGGAGGCCGACCCGGTGCCCCGCTACCGCGCCTGGCTGGTGGCCGAGGGCCACGCCTCGGAGGAGGAGCTGCTCGACATCGAGGCCCGGGCCGCGACCGCCATCGACGACGCCGTCGAGTTCGCGCTGGCGAGCCCCCCGCCCGACGCCTCCGAGCTGTTCACCGACGTGTTCGCGGAGGTGGCCCGATGA
- a CDS encoding alpha-ketoacid dehydrogenase subunit beta encodes MTAVDPGAAEAAPTLPFALAVNQALDVALGLDDSVFLLGEDIAEPSGGVYKVTNGLSEKYGTHRVRKTPISEQAIVGAATGAAIAGMRPVAEIMIMDFLAVCLDQLANHAAKIRYMSGGQTTVPLVIRTSAGAGMQFGAQHSELLEAWLVHTPGMKVVVPSTPADAKGLLLSAIFDDDPVLFVEQMLLYYAVTGPVPPGDHRVPLGVAAVRREGDDVTLVSYGRQVADCLAVADRLAGEGVSCEVVDLRSLVPLDEATMLGSVAKTTRAVVVHEAVTRAGFGAELSSRIHEELFADLAAPVQRVGGMNTPVPYARQLEQAFLPTQDRIAAAVLRAVG; translated from the coding sequence ATGACCGCGGTCGACCCGGGCGCGGCCGAGGCCGCACCCACGCTGCCGTTCGCCCTCGCCGTCAACCAGGCCCTCGACGTCGCGCTGGGCCTCGACGACTCGGTGTTCCTCCTCGGGGAGGACATCGCCGAGCCCAGCGGTGGCGTCTACAAGGTGACGAACGGCCTGTCGGAGAAGTACGGCACCCACCGGGTCCGCAAGACGCCGATCTCGGAGCAGGCGATCGTGGGCGCCGCCACCGGCGCCGCCATCGCGGGCATGCGCCCCGTGGCCGAGATCATGATCATGGACTTCCTGGCGGTGTGCCTCGACCAGCTGGCCAACCACGCGGCCAAGATCCGCTACATGTCCGGCGGCCAGACCACGGTGCCGCTGGTCATCCGCACGTCGGCGGGCGCAGGCATGCAGTTCGGCGCCCAGCACTCGGAGCTGCTCGAGGCCTGGCTCGTCCACACGCCGGGGATGAAGGTGGTGGTGCCCAGCACCCCGGCCGATGCCAAGGGCCTGCTCCTGTCGGCGATCTTCGACGACGACCCGGTGCTCTTCGTCGAGCAGATGCTGCTGTACTACGCGGTGACCGGACCGGTGCCGCCGGGCGACCACCGGGTGCCGCTGGGGGTGGCCGCGGTGCGGCGCGAGGGCGATGACGTCACCCTGGTGTCGTACGGCCGCCAGGTGGCCGACTGCCTGGCCGTCGCCGATCGGCTGGCCGGCGAGGGCGTCAGCTGCGAGGTCGTCGACCTCCGCAGCCTGGTGCCGCTGGACGAGGCCACGATGCTGGGCTCGGTCGCCAAGACCACGCGGGCGGTGGTGGTGCACGAGGCCGTCACCCGGGCGGGGTTCGGCGCCGAGCTCTCGAGCCGGATCCACGAGGAGCTGTTCGCCGACCTGGCCGCCCCGGTGCAGCGGGTGGGCGGGATGAACACGCCCGTGCCCTACGCCCGCCAGCTCGAGCAAGCCTTCCTGCCCACCCAGGACCGCATCGCCGCCGCGGTGCTCCGGGCCGTGGGGTGA